One part of the Nocardioides zeae genome encodes these proteins:
- a CDS encoding FadR/GntR family transcriptional regulator has protein sequence MSTPDSKLPSPVARTRLYEQVAEQITRWVAEAGLGAGDRLPPERELAVQLGVSRATLSQALVALEVVGVVAVRHGDGTVLTGAQPAAAPVLSAIRAHADRLPEVIDARDALETKIARLAAERRTEEDLAAIQAALDAMAADVEAGGRGVEGDELFHGAVTRAAHSRLLADMMGTIGELIRESRIESLSQPERPRNSLAGHRAVADAIAAGDADAAARAMHEHITMVSDVALLRD, from the coding sequence GTGAGCACGCCCGACTCCAAGCTGCCGTCGCCCGTCGCGCGGACGCGGCTCTACGAGCAGGTCGCGGAGCAGATCACACGGTGGGTGGCCGAGGCCGGCCTCGGCGCCGGTGACCGGCTGCCGCCCGAGCGCGAGCTCGCCGTGCAGCTCGGGGTCAGCCGCGCCACCCTCAGCCAGGCGCTCGTCGCCCTCGAGGTCGTCGGCGTCGTCGCCGTCCGCCACGGTGACGGGACCGTGCTCACCGGCGCCCAGCCCGCCGCCGCCCCCGTGCTCTCCGCCATCCGGGCCCACGCCGACCGCCTGCCCGAGGTGATCGACGCACGCGACGCGCTGGAGACCAAGATCGCGCGGTTGGCGGCGGAGCGGCGTACGGAGGAGGACCTCGCCGCGATCCAGGCCGCCCTGGACGCCATGGCGGCCGACGTCGAGGCGGGCGGCCGGGGCGTCGAGGGCGACGAGCTCTTCCACGGGGCGGTCACCCGTGCCGCGCACTCGCGCCTGCTCGCCGACATGATGGGCACCATCGGCGAGCTGATCCGCGAGTCCCGCATCGAGTCGCTGTCCCAGCCCGAGCGGCCCCGCAACTCGCTCGCCGGGCACCGCGCCGTCGCCGACGCCATCGCCGCCGGCGATGCGGACGCCGCCGCGCGCGCCATGCACGAGCACATCACGATGGTCAGCGACGTCGCGCTCCTGCGCGACTGA
- a CDS encoding adenosine deaminase — protein sequence MHDFIAGLPKAELHVHHVGSASPRIVAELAARHPGTVPSDVDALARFFEFRDFAHFIEVYLAVVALVRTPEDIRYLTYEVAREMAEGQALRYAELTCTPYTSVQPHLDGVGMPIEAYTEALEDARVAAERDFGLVLRWIYDIPGESGLPAAEATLGFALDHAPAGLVGFGLGGPEIGVPRPQFAPHFAAARAAGLRSVPHAGETTGPETVWDALRLLGAERIGHGTSAAQDPALLAHLAATGIPLEVCPSSNIATRAVASLDEHPLRAFRDAGVTVTINSDDPPMFGTTLNREYGVAADLLGLDESGVADLARAAVRASFADDGTKARVLAEIDAYVAG from the coding sequence GTGCACGACTTCATCGCCGGCCTGCCCAAGGCCGAGCTCCACGTCCACCACGTCGGCTCGGCGTCGCCGCGGATCGTGGCGGAGCTCGCGGCGCGGCACCCCGGCACCGTGCCGAGCGACGTGGACGCGCTGGCGCGCTTCTTCGAGTTCCGCGACTTCGCGCACTTCATCGAGGTCTACCTGGCGGTCGTGGCCCTCGTCCGCACGCCCGAGGACATCCGCTACCTCACTTACGAGGTGGCGCGGGAGATGGCCGAGGGGCAGGCGCTGCGGTACGCCGAGCTGACGTGCACGCCGTACACCTCGGTGCAGCCCCACCTGGACGGCGTCGGCATGCCGATCGAGGCCTACACGGAGGCCCTCGAGGACGCGCGGGTCGCGGCGGAGCGCGACTTCGGGCTGGTGCTCCGCTGGATCTACGACATCCCGGGGGAGTCGGGGCTGCCCGCCGCGGAGGCGACGCTCGGCTTCGCGCTCGACCACGCGCCCGCCGGTCTCGTCGGCTTCGGCCTCGGGGGTCCCGAGATCGGGGTGCCCCGCCCGCAGTTCGCACCCCACTTCGCCGCCGCCCGCGCCGCGGGGCTGCGCAGCGTGCCGCACGCGGGGGAGACGACCGGCCCGGAGACCGTCTGGGACGCGTTGCGGCTGCTCGGCGCCGAGCGCATCGGGCACGGCACGTCGGCGGCGCAGGACCCGGCCCTGCTCGCGCACCTCGCCGCGACGGGGATCCCGCTCGAGGTGTGCCCCTCGTCCAACATCGCGACCCGGGCCGTGGCCTCGCTCGACGAGCACCCGCTGCGCGCCTTCCGCGACGCCGGGGTCACCGTCACCATCAACTCCGACGACCCGCCGATGTTCGGCACGACGCTGAACCGCGAGTACGGCGTGGCCGCCGACCTGCTCGGGCTCGACGAGTCCGGCGTGGCGGACCTCGCGCGCGCGGCGGTGCGGGCCTCCTTCGCCGACGACGGCACGAAGGCGCGGGTGCTGGCCGAGATCGACGCGTACGTCGCGGGTTGA
- a CDS encoding NAD(P)H-dependent oxidoreductase, producing MSTLVVTAHPDPTSLTHHVAARLCERLTDRGEDVTTAHLAQEGFDPRFTATDRQAYLTGQGHPRDVLAEQERLDAAQHLVLVFPVYWWSMPALLKGWVDRVFVAPWAFAIDDGGRVVPAQQRLTVHLVPILGTAQGSFSRHGYAESFTTQVERGILDYCGVRRGATAFVHDAEDETRATGNAGLAVDTVVGAVVGTAVRG from the coding sequence GTGTCCACGCTCGTCGTCACCGCGCACCCCGACCCGACCTCGCTCACGCACCACGTCGCTGCCCGCCTGTGCGAGCGCCTCACCGACCGCGGGGAGGACGTCACGACCGCGCACCTCGCCCAGGAGGGATTCGACCCCCGGTTCACGGCGACCGACCGGCAGGCGTACCTGACGGGCCAGGGCCACCCGCGTGACGTGCTCGCGGAGCAGGAGCGGCTCGACGCGGCGCAGCACCTCGTGCTCGTGTTCCCGGTCTACTGGTGGTCGATGCCGGCTCTGCTCAAGGGGTGGGTCGACCGGGTGTTCGTAGCGCCGTGGGCCTTCGCGATCGACGACGGCGGCCGTGTGGTGCCGGCGCAGCAGCGGCTCACGGTCCACCTCGTGCCGATCTTGGGCACGGCGCAGGGCTCGTTCTCGCGGCACGGATACGCGGAGTCGTTCACCACGCAGGTCGAGCGCGGCATCCTCGACTACTGCGGCGTCCGCCGTGGCGCGACCGCCTTCGTGCACGACGCGGAGGACGAGACGAGGGCGACGGGCAACGCCGGGCTGGCCGTCGACACCGTCGTCGGCGCCGTCGTCGGCACGGCCGTCCGGGGCTGA
- a CDS encoding spore photoproduct lyase family protein, with translation MPRRAAERLLAIERIYHEPAVHDWARGREVLARFPDAELVEVPSHQDIPGLYGNAGQVDDWVRNKRGVLVLGEKRSLQARPNGRSADFIAPSTSNGCAMACSYCYVPRRKGYANPITVFVNIERILGYLERHVARQGPKPEPNQCDPHDWVYDLGENGDCSVDALISDNVRDLVDLFARTPGAKGSFATKLVNRDLLDWDPRGGTRVRFSLMPREMSRRLDLRTSPIGERIAAVDDFVAAGYEVHLNFSPVVLHEGWYDEWRDLLREIADVVSPAAREQLACEIIMLTHNEGLHEINLGWHPRGEDLLWRPDLQEPKRSHSGQVNVRYRAAWKRRWLDQLLELVATELPGCRVRYAF, from the coding sequence GTGCCCCGCAGGGCGGCCGAGCGGCTGCTCGCCATCGAGCGGATCTACCACGAGCCCGCTGTGCACGACTGGGCGCGCGGCCGCGAGGTGCTGGCCCGGTTCCCCGACGCGGAGCTCGTCGAGGTGCCCTCCCACCAGGACATCCCCGGTCTCTACGGCAACGCCGGCCAGGTCGACGACTGGGTGCGGAACAAGCGGGGCGTGCTCGTGCTGGGGGAGAAGCGCAGCCTGCAGGCCCGACCCAACGGGCGTTCCGCGGACTTCATCGCGCCGTCCACCTCGAACGGGTGCGCCATGGCGTGCTCCTACTGCTACGTGCCGCGCCGGAAGGGCTACGCCAACCCGATCACCGTCTTCGTCAACATCGAGCGGATCCTGGGCTACCTCGAGCGGCACGTCGCACGGCAGGGACCGAAGCCGGAGCCCAACCAGTGCGACCCCCACGACTGGGTCTACGACCTCGGGGAGAACGGGGACTGCTCGGTCGACGCCCTCATCTCCGACAACGTGCGCGACCTGGTCGACCTGTTCGCCCGCACGCCGGGCGCCAAGGGGAGCTTCGCGACGAAGCTCGTCAACCGGGACCTGCTCGACTGGGACCCCCGCGGCGGCACCCGGGTGCGGTTCTCGCTGATGCCCCGCGAGATGTCGCGGCGCCTCGACCTGCGCACCTCGCCGATCGGCGAACGGATCGCTGCGGTCGACGACTTCGTCGCCGCGGGCTACGAGGTGCACCTCAACTTCAGTCCCGTGGTGCTCCACGAGGGCTGGTACGACGAGTGGCGCGACCTCCTCCGCGAGATCGCGGACGTCGTGTCGCCGGCGGCCCGGGAGCAGCTGGCCTGCGAGATCATCATGCTGACCCACAACGAGGGGCTGCACGAGATCAACCTCGGGTGGCACCCGCGCGGCGAGGACCTGCTGTGGCGTCCCGACCTGCAGGAGCCGAAGCGCAGCCACAGCGGGCAGGTGAACGTGCGCTACCGAGCCGCGTGGAAGCGGCGCTGGCTCGACCAGCTGCTCGAGCTGGTCGCGACGGAGCTGCCTGGCTGCCGCGTGCGCTACGCCTTCTGA
- a CDS encoding HNH endonuclease signature motif containing protein — MVGDPITVLGEWHEESYVETLAGDQFLELGGPGAPVVAEFCIGEVAAARGCSFDAARRLVGDAVELRYRLPRVHARVAAGEVDVWRGRRIAQTTRTLKFEAAGFVDRHIAYVAGKATGPEVDRLVAEAAARFDPETTEAERAEADGGRHLTIELGDVAYADPLTGMLRGTVDVHGTLDLADALDLERTIAHVARQLTELGCDQDLDVRRSIALGEIARRCEGVATLEYGAASGPAGDEPRPVQRARREVVLFVHLDQAAITGTLNGFGPGIDHCTGTTGIDLARLDTPGAPRGAVTVEQVQAWCAAPDTTVTIKPIIDLNIDDAVNGYTPPNRIADHVRARWPRCVFPYCTRSSRTADLDHCQAYDEHGPPGQTSTKNLFPLCRRHHRMKTHRELRTGKRWTYRPTHPDNGEPPHALIWTSPTGLRYLVDRDGTRPWPPPDEAPDQTHET; from the coding sequence GTGGTGGGTGACCCGATCACGGTGCTGGGTGAGTGGCACGAGGAGTCCTATGTCGAGACGTTGGCCGGGGATCAGTTCCTCGAGCTGGGTGGTCCTGGGGCGCCGGTGGTGGCGGAGTTCTGCATCGGCGAGGTCGCCGCCGCCCGGGGTTGTTCCTTTGACGCCGCCCGGCGGCTGGTGGGCGACGCGGTGGAGCTGCGCTACCGCCTCCCACGGGTGCACGCCCGTGTCGCGGCCGGCGAGGTCGACGTGTGGCGGGGACGGCGCATCGCCCAGACCACGCGGACGCTGAAGTTCGAGGCGGCGGGGTTCGTGGACAGACACATCGCGTACGTCGCGGGCAAGGCGACCGGTCCTGAGGTCGACCGGCTGGTCGCCGAGGCCGCTGCCCGGTTCGACCCCGAGACCACCGAAGCCGAGCGGGCCGAAGCCGACGGAGGACGCCACCTGACGATCGAGCTCGGCGACGTCGCCTACGCCGACCCGCTCACCGGGATGCTGCGCGGGACCGTCGACGTCCACGGGACCCTCGACCTGGCGGACGCGCTCGACCTCGAACGCACGATCGCGCACGTGGCCCGGCAGCTGACCGAGCTGGGCTGCGACCAGGATCTCGACGTGCGCCGCTCCATCGCCCTGGGCGAGATCGCGCGGCGCTGCGAGGGTGTGGCGACGTTGGAGTACGGCGCGGCCAGTGGGCCTGCTGGCGACGAGCCCCGACCTGTTCAGCGGGCGCGGCGCGAGGTCGTCTTGTTCGTGCACCTCGACCAGGCCGCGATCACCGGCACCCTGAACGGGTTCGGGCCCGGGATCGACCACTGCACCGGGACGACCGGCATCGACCTCGCCCGCCTCGACACCCCCGGCGCACCTCGAGGCGCCGTCACGGTCGAGCAGGTCCAGGCCTGGTGCGCCGCACCGGACACCACCGTCACGATCAAGCCGATCATCGACCTCAACATCGATGACGCCGTGAACGGCTACACCCCACCGAACCGCATCGCCGACCACGTCAGAGCCCGCTGGCCCCGCTGCGTCTTCCCCTACTGCACCCGCTCATCGAGAACAGCCGACCTCGACCACTGCCAGGCCTACGACGAGCACGGTCCACCCGGCCAGACCTCGACCAAGAACCTCTTCCCGCTCTGCCGACGCCACCACCGCATGAAGACCCACCGCGAACTACGCACCGGCAAACGGTGGACCTACCGGCCCACCCACCCAGACAACGGCGAACCACCCCACGCGCTCATCTGGACCAGCCCGACGGGCCTGCGCTACCTCGTCGACCGCGACGGCACCCGACCCTGGCCACCACCCGACGAGGCGCCAGACCAGACGCACGAGACCTGA
- a CDS encoding GAF and ANTAR domain-containing protein has translation MDPLHDSAALAALADRLYARHDPGGTARLIVDQVGRLVPGADHVSLTLRHHGVNTTLAASDLVARDADDLQYALDEGPCVESTSTCRWIRSGEVGTDDRWPRWGPQARLLGVGAALSLDLPRGGRPQGAINIYSDASGGFHDRAGVDLARSYAAHAAHALASARLEMELRSAIGSRHVIGMAQDILIERFGLTQDSSFELLRRLSSSQEKKVRDVAEELVRSGRLPGD, from the coding sequence ATGGACCCGCTCCACGACTCTGCCGCACTCGCGGCACTCGCGGACCGCCTGTACGCCCGCCACGATCCGGGCGGCACCGCGCGGCTGATCGTCGACCAGGTCGGCAGGCTCGTCCCCGGCGCCGACCACGTCAGCCTCACCCTGCGGCACCACGGGGTCAACACGACGCTCGCGGCGAGCGACCTGGTGGCGCGGGACGCCGACGACCTGCAGTACGCCCTCGACGAGGGCCCCTGCGTCGAGTCCACCTCCACCTGCCGGTGGATCCGCAGCGGCGAGGTCGGCACGGACGACCGGTGGCCCCGCTGGGGACCGCAGGCGCGGTTGCTGGGCGTGGGGGCGGCGTTGTCGCTCGACCTGCCGCGTGGAGGCCGACCCCAGGGGGCGATCAACATCTACAGCGACGCGAGCGGCGGGTTCCACGACCGGGCGGGCGTCGACCTCGCACGCTCCTACGCCGCGCACGCGGCCCACGCGCTGGCGTCGGCACGGCTCGAGATGGAGCTCCGCTCCGCCATCGGTTCGCGGCACGTCATCGGCATGGCCCAGGACATCCTCATCGAGCGCTTCGGGCTCACGCAGGACTCCAGCTTCGAGCTGCTCCGCCGCCTGTCGTCGAGCCAGGAGAAGAAGGTCCGCGACGTGGCCGAGGAGCTGGTGCGCTCGGGGCGGCTCCCCGGCGACTGA
- a CDS encoding DUF4383 domain-containing protein — MSATHVPTQPRPGARFLRTATLVVGATFLLVGVLGFVPGIVTDHDQLAMAGHHSEAYLLGLFQVSVLHNVVHLLFGAVGLLAASRPRWAVGYLVGGGLVYLALWIYGLAVDQSHDANVVPLNDADNWLHLGLGVGMVALGVAGYRWWRGGIGGDAVL; from the coding sequence ATGAGCGCGACCCACGTCCCCACCCAACCGCGACCCGGCGCCCGCTTCCTGCGCACCGCCACCCTGGTGGTGGGCGCGACCTTCCTGCTGGTCGGCGTGCTCGGGTTCGTGCCCGGCATCGTCACCGACCACGACCAGCTCGCGATGGCCGGCCACCACAGCGAGGCCTACCTGCTCGGCCTCTTCCAGGTGTCGGTGCTGCACAACGTCGTCCACCTGCTCTTCGGCGCCGTCGGCCTGCTCGCGGCGTCCCGGCCCCGGTGGGCGGTCGGGTACCTCGTCGGGGGTGGCCTGGTCTACCTGGCGTTGTGGATCTACGGCCTCGCCGTCGACCAGTCCCACGACGCCAACGTCGTGCCCCTCAACGACGCCGACAACTGGCTCCACCTCGGCCTGGGCGTCGGCATGGTCGCCCTCGGCGTCGCCGGCTACCGGTGGTGGCGCGGCGGCATCGGCGGCGACGCGGTGCTCTGA
- a CDS encoding sulfotransferase, which produces MTTPSAAPDLLVIGAMRAGTAALQGLLDTHPDIAMSGRSPSAPLRGAASAGWTDPADPGAAARIASTAPDVRLVMLVRDPLERALSHWRHRVREGSEERPAPRALPDPASPYVARSRYHEALAPYRASFDDAQLLVVVLERLRAEPARELARVLRHVGADPARGPEPRRTRVPAPAGPTLDAGTRAAFADAVRDDATALRAWLGDDLPEWA; this is translated from the coding sequence GTGACGACACCCTCGGCCGCCCCGGACCTGCTCGTGATCGGCGCCATGAGGGCCGGGACGGCCGCCTTGCAGGGGCTCCTGGACACCCACCCCGACATCGCGATGTCCGGCCGCTCCCCGAGCGCTCCGTTGCGCGGTGCGGCCTCAGCGGGGTGGACGGACCCGGCCGATCCCGGGGCGGCGGCGCGCATCGCGTCCACCGCGCCGGACGTCCGGTTGGTGATGCTCGTGCGCGACCCCCTCGAGCGTGCCCTGTCGCACTGGCGGCACCGCGTCCGCGAGGGCAGCGAGGAGCGTCCCGCGCCGCGCGCGCTCCCGGATCCGGCCAGCCCGTACGTCGCGCGCAGCCGCTACCACGAGGCGCTCGCGCCGTACCGGGCGAGCTTCGACGACGCGCAGCTGCTCGTGGTCGTGCTCGAGCGGCTGCGGGCCGAGCCGGCGCGCGAGCTCGCCCGCGTCCTGCGGCACGTCGGGGCCGACCCGGCGCGTGGCCCGGAGCCGCGACGTACCCGGGTGCCGGCACCGGCGGGGCCGACGCTCGACGCCGGCACCCGCGCCGCGTTCGCGGACGCCGTCAGGGACGACGCCACCGCCCTCCGGGCCTGGCTCGGCGACGACCTGCCCGAGTGGGCCTGA
- a CDS encoding FAD-dependent oxidoreductase, translated as MPTAHHDTRRTPTPPLEDPVLTSLWELRTPTSPTDPTDLPSDAGTVVVGGGLTGLTTALLLAEEGEDVLLLEARHLGAGTTGRSTAKLSLLQGTQFSQVSRKHGDGVLRQYAAAHRDAQAWAVDLATTEGVTLEQRDAVTYANGASGLRALRREESAVQRSGLTVRRGDAPELPFEVAGALWMDGQYQVDPLALVAALARRARAAGVQVVEGARVTSVSDGTPVRLEVRRADADAATVRAGRVVVATNMPMLDRGGFFARMSPQRSYSIAFELPGRAAAVLPRAMYLAADQPSRSLREASLPDGPPVLLVGGAGHATGRSRPTSDRLGDLRSWTAEHFPGAVEVTAWSAQDYAPHHSLPYAGPIVPGNHRILVAGGFSKWGMTGGIAAALALASDLRSDPPEWRDALRPWSRHELTGLPSSGVINAEVAVAMALGWVAPRSTSVDRASAAPQPDVVRRSRFCGLRRGSGAEGSAVCTHLGGVLTWNDAERSWDCPLHGSRFDEPGDVLEGPAVRALPTPDAGSPRA; from the coding sequence GTGCCGACCGCGCACCACGACACTCGACGCACCCCGACCCCACCCCTGGAGGACCCCGTGCTCACCTCGTTGTGGGAGCTCCGCACCCCCACGTCCCCCACCGACCCGACCGACCTGCCCAGCGACGCCGGCACGGTCGTGGTCGGCGGCGGGCTGACGGGACTGACGACCGCCCTGCTGCTCGCCGAGGAGGGCGAGGACGTGCTCCTGCTGGAGGCGCGGCACCTCGGCGCCGGCACCACGGGTCGCAGCACCGCGAAGCTCAGCCTCCTGCAGGGGACCCAGTTCTCCCAGGTGTCCCGCAAGCACGGCGACGGCGTGCTGCGCCAGTACGCCGCGGCCCACCGCGACGCGCAGGCGTGGGCCGTCGACCTGGCGACCACCGAGGGCGTCACCCTCGAGCAGCGCGACGCCGTGACGTACGCCAACGGTGCCTCCGGCCTCCGCGCCCTGCGGCGGGAGGAGTCGGCGGTCCAGCGCTCCGGTCTGACGGTACGTCGCGGCGACGCCCCCGAGCTGCCCTTCGAGGTCGCCGGGGCGCTGTGGATGGACGGGCAGTACCAGGTCGACCCCCTCGCCCTCGTCGCCGCACTGGCGCGGCGGGCCCGGGCGGCCGGTGTCCAGGTCGTCGAGGGCGCGCGGGTGACGTCGGTCAGCGACGGCACGCCCGTGCGCCTGGAGGTCAGGCGGGCGGACGCGGACGCCGCCACCGTGCGCGCCGGTCGGGTCGTGGTCGCGACGAACATGCCCATGCTCGACCGCGGCGGGTTCTTCGCCCGGATGAGCCCGCAGCGCTCCTACAGCATCGCCTTCGAGCTGCCCGGCCGTGCCGCAGCCGTCCTCCCGCGGGCCATGTACCTCGCCGCCGACCAGCCCTCCCGGTCGCTGCGCGAGGCGTCGCTGCCCGACGGCCCGCCCGTGCTCCTCGTGGGCGGCGCCGGCCACGCGACCGGCCGCTCGCGTCCGACGAGCGACCGGCTCGGCGACCTCCGCTCCTGGACGGCCGAGCACTTCCCCGGAGCCGTGGAGGTGACCGCGTGGTCCGCCCAGGACTACGCCCCCCACCACTCGCTCCCCTACGCCGGACCGATCGTGCCGGGCAACCACCGGATCCTCGTGGCAGGCGGCTTCTCGAAGTGGGGCATGACCGGCGGCATCGCCGCGGCCCTCGCCCTGGCCTCTGACCTCCGCTCCGACCCGCCGGAGTGGCGCGACGCCCTCCGGCCGTGGAGCCGCCACGAGCTGACCGGCCTGCCCTCCTCGGGCGTCATCAACGCCGAGGTCGCCGTGGCGATGGCCCTCGGCTGGGTGGCACCGCGCTCCACCTCGGTGGACCGCGCGTCCGCGGCGCCCCAGCCCGACGTCGTACGGCGCTCGCGGTTCTGCGGCCTCCGCCGTGGCAGCGGTGCTGAGGGGTCGGCCGTGTGCACCCACCTGGGCGGGGTGCTGACGTGGAACGACGCCGAGCGCAGCTGGGACTGCCCCCTGCACGGCTCCCGCTTCGACGAGCCGGGCGACGTGCTGGAGGGCCCGGCCGTGCGCGCCCTGCCGACGCCCGACGCGGGCTCGCCCCGGGCCTAG
- a CDS encoding cytochrome P450: MDLSLALMRRGYRALPEERERRGGADTFATRLLGRRAVVLHGRKGVRFFYDESLVSRVGAVPPPVAGLIFGSGAMHGLDGAEHRHRKALFLDLLDRAAVAEVSAAAAHLLRHRLEHELARVGPDGEVTVDLFDVLVEVYGDTVLRWAGVPASDAQRLRLAHRMAAIVDGFGGAGTAYARGWRDRLVLDRWATRVVRDVRRAGRGDRGGDDTPLGRIAALDLPARTAGVELLNLLRPTVAVAWPATWAAVETVVDERRPEIADGLRGIDADRVGTCVAHESRRVRPFVPALAGKVRRATTHDGVRLEPGERVVLDVAGTNVDPAWWTGPGEFDPTRFDGAEPDPYAFVPQGGGDPSHGHRCPGEPLTVALVRATLAELARVELRAAPPGGREQPLTRMPRRPATRVVLRPRG, from the coding sequence ATGGACCTCTCCCTCGCCCTGATGCGACGTGGCTACCGGGCGCTGCCCGAGGAGCGAGAGCGACGTGGTGGCGCCGACACGTTCGCGACCCGTCTCCTCGGACGGCGCGCCGTGGTGCTCCACGGCCGGAAGGGGGTGCGGTTCTTCTACGACGAGAGCCTCGTCAGCCGGGTCGGCGCGGTGCCACCGCCCGTGGCCGGCCTGATCTTCGGCAGCGGGGCGATGCACGGGCTCGACGGCGCCGAGCACCGTCACCGCAAGGCTCTGTTCCTGGACCTCCTCGACCGCGCGGCCGTTGCGGAGGTCTCCGCCGCGGCCGCGCACCTGCTGCGGCACCGGCTCGAGCACGAGCTGGCGCGGGTCGGACCCGACGGGGAGGTGACCGTCGACCTGTTCGACGTGCTCGTCGAGGTCTACGGCGACACGGTCCTGCGGTGGGCGGGCGTGCCCGCGTCCGACGCGCAGCGGCTGCGGCTCGCCCACCGGATGGCGGCGATCGTCGACGGGTTCGGGGGTGCCGGCACGGCCTACGCGCGCGGCTGGCGCGATCGCCTGGTGCTCGACCGGTGGGCGACGCGCGTGGTGCGGGACGTGCGCCGGGCCGGTCGTGGAGACAGGGGCGGCGACGACACCCCGCTCGGGCGGATCGCCGCCCTCGACCTCCCGGCCCGCACCGCCGGTGTCGAGCTGCTCAACCTCCTGCGGCCGACGGTGGCGGTGGCCTGGCCAGCGACGTGGGCGGCCGTCGAGACGGTCGTGGACGAGCGTCGACCGGAGATCGCCGACGGACTGCGCGGCATCGACGCCGACCGGGTCGGCACGTGCGTGGCCCACGAGTCCCGTCGGGTGCGTCCCTTCGTGCCCGCGCTCGCGGGCAAGGTACGGCGCGCGACCACCCACGACGGCGTCCGGCTGGAACCGGGCGAGCGGGTGGTGCTCGACGTGGCCGGCACCAACGTCGACCCCGCGTGGTGGACGGGCCCCGGCGAGTTCGATCCGACCCGGTTCGACGGAGCCGAGCCCGACCCGTACGCCTTCGTGCCGCAGGGCGGGGGCGACCCGTCGCACGGGCACCGCTGCCCGGGCGAGCCGCTGACGGTGGCCCTGGTGCGGGCGACCCTGGCCGAGCTGGCGCGCGTCGAGCTGCGCGCCGCGCCGCCGGGCGGCCGGGAGCAGCCGCTCACCCGCATGCCGCGTCGGCCCGCGACCCGGGTGGTGCTGCGACCCCGGGGCTGA